In Nitrospirota bacterium, the genomic window TTCACCAGGGAAAGGAGATTCTTATGGTACAGAAAGCAAGCGCGGCATTGACAGATCTGCTCAACAAGGCAATCGCACGGGAGATCCAGGTGAGCGTCCAGTACATGTGGCAGCATGTGATGGCCAAGGGCCTTGAATCCGCCGGGATCGCCGATGTGTTCGAGGACGTGGCGATCGCCGAGATGAAACATGCGGAAAAGATCGCTGAGCGCCTGTTCTACTTTGACATCGTTCCCACCACCAAGCCCGACCCGATCAAGGTCGGCGGATCCATGCAGGAGATGCTCGAGGCCGATGCCAAGGCCGAGGAAGAAGCTATCGAACTCTACAAGGCCATCATCAAGCAGGCCTCGGCAGAGGGGGATTCCACGACGCGGCTTCTCTTTGAACAGATCCTCGCCGATGAGGAGAGCCACCACGATACCTTCACCACGCTGCTGGGGAAATAGCCGCGTTCGTTCCCGAGGGAAAGCAAAAAAGCCGGGGCACCATGCCTCGGCTTTTTTATTCTGTTGTCGGACTGAATGGCGGGGCGGACGGGGCTCGAACCCGCGACCTCCGGCGTGACAGGCCGGCGTTCTAACCAGCTGAACTACCACCCCTCGGATGAGTGCGTCGAAGAGAGTCCGGAGCAGTGAGTGGAGGGTACAACAAACTCATCGCTCCAAACGAGCATGATATGGTAGGCGGAACAGGGATCGAACCTGTGACCCCAGCCTTGTAAGGGCTGTGCTCTCCCAGCTGAGCTATCCGCCCGGTTCCCCCAAAAAGGAAGTATAAATATCTATTATTCGGCCTGAAAAGTCAAGAACAATTTCTTCATTTGTCAAGCCCAAGCAGAAATGTCGTATTCTTACCAAAGCAGAAATGTCCTATTTTAAGGAACAGTGGACACTGCTGGTTTTTGCCTTCGATCAGGGTTGAAGCTTGCTCTCCATGGGTGTATGCGCGTCGGTTTTCCCCGATCCCACGTCTTGTACAGCTTGGGCGACTCCTTACGTTCTTTCTCTGGGCGAGCAGTGATCTCCTGGTACTGCACCCGCTGGCCGTTATGCAGAATCCTCATTGATCCGTCTGTACGCTCTTCCACGGTTACCTTCTTGGCCCGGATATTGTCTTTGATCTGATAAAGTCTTTTGTCGTGCGCTACGGTAAAGTCGTTCCGCAAGGCCCGTGAGCAACGAATTGACAGGATCCGATCCAATTCCCGATGGTTCTTGAACCGACGGTGCATATCCGTGTCCTTGGCTGGAGACACCCGATACCGCCGGTTATAATCCGGCAAGTACGTCTGCAAAAAGGCATTCCCCTCGTCTTTATTCCTGACGCCTGCCAGCCGCATTTCTTTTATCACCCGGTCCTGAAATGTCCCGAACAGCCGCTCCACCCGGCCCTTGGCCTGCGGGGAATAGGCATGGATCACCGTCACTCCGAGTTCCTGAAGGCTCCTTTCGAACTGGCTCATCAGATGCCGGTCTTCAAGCTGGTCCTCGATCGTCTGGTAGTGAACAGTCGATTTATAGGTCGAATGACGGTCTAAATACACGCTCTGAGGAATGCCGTACTGCTTGATATATCCTTTGAAACAGTCCATGGCCGGGAGGGTTCCCTCGTAATCATAGAACCTGGCGTACACTTCTCCCGTGGCATCATCCACAAATGCCATCAGCACACACTTCGGTCCCCGACCCTCGAACCAGTCGTGATGAGAACCGTCCAACTGGACCATGGCGCCCCGGCACGCTTTCCGTTCCCGCCACTGGCGATGTGGTCGCTTCTTGCGCTTCCGGTACGGCAATCCTGCCTCAAGAAACCAGGTCCGCAGCGTCTCGACGCTTACCTTGATACGATTCTTTTCCAGAAGCTTTTCACTCGCAAGGGTAGGGCCGAACTCCCGATACCGTTCTCGGCAAAGCTCGATTGTCTTGTGCTTCATTGCCTCCGGTATCTGGTTGTTCGGTTTCCTGCCGCGCGCACGGTGACAAATTCCCGGGTCACCCTCCCTTCTGACCCGCCGAATAATCCGCTGCAGCTGCCGCAGGCATAAACCAGACAGCTCTGCCGCCTCTGCCTGCGTTATCCTTCTCTCTATGGCTTTCCGGACCAAATGCAGCCGCTTTGCTTCCCTCATGCTCATCGTGATAATGCCTCTCCCCATCGCGCCCTCCCTTGACGGGAGGACAATACGACATTTCTGCTTGGGAGAAATACGACATTATCACTTTGGGAGAACAGAACAATTTCTTCATTCGGCACGGTGATTCGTGCTCTTTCCCGTCCTGCAGCGCGCCAGGATCTCCCCTGCCATCGCACCAAGCGGCAGCACCTTGTCAACGGACCCCGTGCGGATGGCCTCCTGAGGCATGCCGAAGATGACGGCACTCTCCTCGCTCTCGGCCAGGCACTGCCCCTGCCGCCGTTTGATCGCCCGGACGCCTTCTGCGCCGTCTCTGCCCATTCCTGTCAGCACGACGCCCAGCGCGGCAGCTCCGCAGGCCTCGGCCACCGAGGTCATCAGCTGGTCAGCGGACGGCACGTATTTGTCGGAGGGTCCGCGGGAAACCAGATCGGTGAACAATCCGGTCCGGTCCCGTTTCAGCACAAGGTGGTACCCTCCGGGCGCGATGAAAACCAGTCCCGGGCGGACCCGGTCGCCGGGGCCGGCCTCGGATATGACCAGGGACGAGAGCTTGTTCAGTCGTTCAGCGAAGCTCTTGGTGAACCCGGCCGGCATATGCTGCGCGACGACAATGGCGGCTCCGAAATCGGGCGGCAGGGCGGTCACAATGGCCTGCACCGCGGGCGGGCCTCCGGTCGAAGATGCCACGGCAACGACCTCGACGTTGCTCTTCTCGAACCGGACGTCGTCCTCCTTACGGGGGGGCGGGGCCGCCTTCTCGGCGGCAAGCAGCCCGATCGCGGATTGGACCTTCGCCATTTCGAGGTGTAGCACGGCCTGGACCTTGGCGACCAGCTCCTCGCGGACACCCTCGATGCTCCTCGAAATGCGCGCCTCGGGCTTCGCCAAAAAGTCAACGGCCCCGAGCTCCAGGGCGCGAAAGACGCTGCGGCTGTCCGAGCGCGACGAGATCACCAACACCGGCGTCGGCCGCTCCCTCATGAGCCAGCGCAGGAAGGTGAACCCGTCCATGTTCGGCATTTCCAGGTCGAGCGTGATCACGTCGGGGGCAAGGCGCAGCGTCTTTGCAACGGCGTCAACGCCGTCATGCGCCGTGCCGACCACCTCGATCCCCGCGTCAGAGGCCAGCATGTGGGAGATGGTGGTCCGGTTATAGGCCGAATCATCAACAACGAGGGCCTTGATCGTCTTCATATCTCGTCCTGTCCCGCGGTCCCGCGTCTTTTCTCAATGTTGCGGCCGCGATGACGTTTGTCGGCTTCCCGTTCACACCCGGTGCTTGCAATGCGGGCTTTGCTCATCGGCCTTCCGCTCACTTCCCCCTGACAGGCTTCTGGTACACCATGTCGTATTTGAGCGTGCGCAGCAGGAAGGCGTTCGAAATGTTGATCAGGGACTCCGAGTGCCCGAGCAGCAGGTAGCCGCCTTCCCGGAGCTTGTCATAAAAACTGGCGATGACTTTTTTCTTCGCTTCCTTGTCGAAATAGATGATGACGTTCCTGCAGAATATGATGTCCATGTTGCTGATCAGGGCGGTCTTGTAGGGATCGAGCAGGTTCAGGTAGCTGAAGGACACCAGTTCCCGCACCCTGTCGATGATCCGGTAGTTGCCCTTCTCTTCTTCGATGAAATATTTCGCGAGCATCTCGGGGCTTGTGGCCCGGTAGGCACCCTTCTTGTACACGCCTTTTCTCGCCGTATGGAGAACCCGTTGATTGATATCGCTGCCGAGGATCTCCACCTGCCAGTCGCGCCACCAGGTTCCCGACTCGAGCAGCAGCATTGCGATCGTGTAGGGCTCCTCGCCGGTTGAACAGCCGGCGCTCCAGATCCGGAGCGTCCTGCGGGGCTCGAGGGTCTGCCGTAGTTCGGGCAGGATCTCCTCGGAAAAGGCCCGGAGCTGCGGGCTCTCCCGGAAGAAATAGGTCTCATTGGTCGTAAGGTTGTCGACGAGGACAGTCAGTTCCTCTTCACGCTTCCGGTCATAGCGGAGGAAATGGTAGTACTCTTCGAAGGTCTTGAGCTGGCGCTGCTCGAGCCGGCGCGACAGCCTCCGTTCGAGCAGGAACTTTGACCCGTCGTCGAAGTAGATACCGCAGTAGTCGTGGATGAAGTCCCGGAGGAGCCTGAAGACATCGTCAGGCAGGGGAATGATCTTCTCTTCAAACATGATTCTTGAGCGCGTCCTTGGCAGTCTCCCGCACCGTGCCGTCAGGGTCCTCGTCGGCGATGCGCTCCAGCAGCGGCGCCGCAGCGGCGTCCCCTTTCTGGCCCAGGACCTCGATCGCCGTCTTCCGCACGCTCCAATGCTGGTCCGAAAGCTGAGCGATGACGGATTGTCGGACCAGGCCCCAGGGATAACCGGCGAGCGCGCCGATGACCGTCTTGCGCACTTCGGGATCGGTATGGTCGGCGAGCTTCAGGAGCCGTTCGAGCGCGGCGGGAGGCCTGAGTTGTCCCAGGACCTCAACGATGGCGAGGAGAAAAATGTCAGCGGCCTGGGAAAGATGTCCGGCAAGCGCGTTGCCGATCCGGTCGCCGCCGATCTTGCCCAGACCCCGCGCCGCCGCTGCCCTGACCCAGAGGTCGGGGTCCTGGAGGAGGGACAGAAGCGTATCAGCCGCCTCCGGCCGGCCGGTGCCCCCCAGCGCGTCGGCAGCCAGCATGCGCACTTCCGGGTCGTCGTCGGTGACCGCCAGCATGAGTGACCGGTACGAGCGTTCGCCCGTCAGGGTTCCCAGCGAGTGTACCACTGCCTTGCGGACGGCCGGCTCCTCGTCCTTGAGCGCGAAGGCCATCGCCTCGATCGCCCGGTCGCTCGAGAACTTTCCCATGAGCAGCACAATGTTCCTGCGAAGAGCGGGGTCCCGGGAGGTAAAGTCCTTCAGAAGGCCGTCAAGCACCGACTCCTCGCCGATCTCCGCCAGCGCGATGATCGCCGACTCCTGGACGCTTTCATATTCGTCGGTCAGCAGTTCCAGAAGCTGACCGATGGCGGTCCGGCTGTGCAGATGGCCCAGCGCCTCGGCGGCGGTGCTCCGGACATGTCCGTTTTCGTCCTGCAGCAGCTCAATGAGCTGTTCCTCTGCTTCGGCGCGCCCCTTGCTGCCCAGAACGCGGGCCACGGTCCGTCTGACGAGCGCGTTGTCATCGCGCAGGTACTCCAGCAGAAAGCCGGTCGCGTCCGCTTCGAGGGTAACCAGCGCGCGCACCATCGGTTCTTCCATATCCTCTTCTCTGAGGAGCGCCAGCAGTTTCCTGATCGAGCTTTCCCTGCCTGCCCAACCGAGGGCTGCGATGGCCGCCTGCTGCAGTTCACCGGTGCTCGTGATCAGCATTTCCTCGAGAAAGTTCACGATCCGGTCGTTCGCGCCGCTCCTCACGGCTGCAACGATCCGGCCCCGGTCCGCCTCCGTGCTCTTCCGGTGGATCGCGATGAGCGCCGTGAGTGAAACTTCGCGCACGATCCTGAGGGGGTCGGCGATTCCGGCCAGGAGCGGCGCAAGCGTGTCCACGTTCCCGATCCTGCCGAGGGACTCCAGAACGGGCTCCCGTAGACTGCTCCGGCCGAGCGCCGCAATGAGCGGTCCGAGCGCCCGGTCGTCGCCGATCTCGCCCAGCGCCTCGGCCGCCGCATAATCGAGCCAGCCCTGATCGTACCGCGAAAGACAGGCAAGCAGGGGGTCCACGGCCCTGCGGTCCCTGATCTTGCCCAGCGCCTCGGCGGACGCGACCCGGATATTCTCGTCGGGGTCAGACAGCCTCTCGATCAGCGCCGGCACGCTCCGCACGTCCCGGATGTCGCCGAGCACATCGACAATGAACTTCGTGACGTCGGGATCGGGGTCCGGCAGCGATGCGAGGAGGGGGCCGACCGACGCTGCGCCGATCTCGACGAGCGCTTCGATCGCCGAGTTCCTGGCCCCGGCATTGTCATGGGCCGCAAGGGCGTGCACGAGACCCGCTACCACGTCGCTATCGGCAAGACCGACCAGCGCCTCGACAACGGTCTTCCGCACCCGCCAGTCGCTGTCGCCGATGACGCGAAACAGGTAGGGCACGGCTTCGCGTCCGTATCGCCCGAGATCGACCGCGGCCTCCCGCCGTTCTTCGGCGTCCGTGCTCTGCAGTTTTCCACCCAGCCCTTCCAGATCAGCCATTGCTTGCCTCCGCCAGCGCCCGCCGCTCCTGCTGGCTCAATATGCGGGTGATGTCGAGCACGATGATCAGGCGCTCGCCAACCTTTGCCATCGCCGCGATGAAATCCGCGCTCCTTCCTTTGGCCGCATCGGGCGCCGCGGCCATGTCCTTTTTCGGTACGGAAATAACCTCGTCGACGTTGTCCACCACGAGCCCGAGCAGGCCCGCCGAGCGCCCCGGCGCCGGCAGTGCGCCCCGCGTTACGATCATCCGCATTTTCCGCATGTCGTTCTGTACGTCCTTCAGCTCGAACCGGTTCCGCAGGTCAACGATGGGGATGATCGCGCCGCGCAGGTTGATCACCCCTTCGACGAACGCCGGCATCTTGGGGAGGGGAGTGATCTTCAGCGGACGGATCACCTCGGTGATCGCATTGATGTCGAGCCCGTACTCCTCGGCCCCGACCCGGAATGTCACGAGCAGGACGTTCTCCTCAGCAGCGGCCGGCGTC contains:
- a CDS encoding HEAT repeat domain-containing protein, which produces MADLEGLGGKLQSTDAEERREAAVDLGRYGREAVPYLFRVIGDSDWRVRKTVVEALVGLADSDVVAGLVHALAAHDNAGARNSAIEALVEIGAASVGPLLASLPDPDPDVTKFIVDVLGDIRDVRSVPALIERLSDPDENIRVASAEALGKIRDRRAVDPLLACLSRYDQGWLDYAAAEALGEIGDDRALGPLIAALGRSSLREPVLESLGRIGNVDTLAPLLAGIADPLRIVREVSLTALIAIHRKSTEADRGRIVAAVRSGANDRIVNFLEEMLITSTGELQQAAIAALGWAGRESSIRKLLALLREEDMEEPMVRALVTLEADATGFLLEYLRDDNALVRRTVARVLGSKGRAEAEEQLIELLQDENGHVRSTAAEALGHLHSRTAIGQLLELLTDEYESVQESAIIALAEIGEESVLDGLLKDFTSRDPALRRNIVLLMGKFSSDRAIEAMAFALKDEEPAVRKAVVHSLGTLTGERSYRSLMLAVTDDDPEVRMLAADALGGTGRPEAADTLLSLLQDPDLWVRAAAARGLGKIGGDRIGNALAGHLSQAADIFLLAIVEVLGQLRPPAALERLLKLADHTDPEVRKTVIGALAGYPWGLVRQSVIAQLSDQHWSVRKTAIEVLGQKGDAAAAPLLERIADEDPDGTVRETAKDALKNHV
- a CDS encoding ISNCY family transposase; this translates as MGRGIITMSMREAKRLHLVRKAIERRITQAEAAELSGLCLRQLQRIIRRVRREGDPGICHRARGRKPNNQIPEAMKHKTIELCRERYREFGPTLASEKLLEKNRIKVSVETLRTWFLEAGLPYRKRKKRPHRQWRERKACRGAMVQLDGSHHDWFEGRGPKCVLMAFVDDATGEVYARFYDYEGTLPAMDCFKGYIKQYGIPQSVYLDRHSTYKSTVHYQTIEDQLEDRHLMSQFERSLQELGVTVIHAYSPQAKGRVERLFGTFQDRVIKEMRLAGVRNKDEGNAFLQTYLPDYNRRYRVSPAKDTDMHRRFKNHRELDRILSIRCSRALRNDFTVAHDKRLYQIKDNIRAKKVTVEERTDGSMRILHNGQRVQYQEITARPEKERKESPKLYKTWDRGKPTRIHPWRASFNPDRRQKPAVSTVP
- a CDS encoding chemotaxis protein CheW → MFVKNKKSQTPAAAEENVLLVTFRVGAEEYGLDINAITEVIRPLKITPLPKMPAFVEGVINLRGAIIPIVDLRNRFELKDVQNDMRKMRMIVTRGALPAPGRSAGLLGLVVDNVDEVISVPKKDMAAAPDAAKGRSADFIAAMAKVGERLIIVLDITRILSQQERRALAEASNG
- a CDS encoding protein-glutamate O-methyltransferase CheR, giving the protein MFEEKIIPLPDDVFRLLRDFIHDYCGIYFDDGSKFLLERRLSRRLEQRQLKTFEEYYHFLRYDRKREEELTVLVDNLTTNETYFFRESPQLRAFSEEILPELRQTLEPRRTLRIWSAGCSTGEEPYTIAMLLLESGTWWRDWQVEILGSDINQRVLHTARKGVYKKGAYRATSPEMLAKYFIEEEKGNYRIIDRVRELVSFSYLNLLDPYKTALISNMDIIFCRNVIIYFDKEAKKKVIASFYDKLREGGYLLLGHSESLINISNAFLLRTLKYDMVYQKPVRGK
- a CDS encoding ferritin-like domain-containing protein, translating into MVQKASAALTDLLNKAIAREIQVSVQYMWQHVMAKGLESAGIADVFEDVAIAEMKHAEKIAERLFYFDIVPTTKPDPIKVGGSMQEMLEADAKAEEEAIELYKAIIKQASAEGDSTTRLLFEQILADEESHHDTFTTLLGK
- a CDS encoding chemotaxis response regulator protein-glutamate methylesterase, producing the protein MKTIKALVVDDSAYNRTTISHMLASDAGIEVVGTAHDGVDAVAKTLRLAPDVITLDLEMPNMDGFTFLRWLMRERPTPVLVISSRSDSRSVFRALELGAVDFLAKPEARISRSIEGVREELVAKVQAVLHLEMAKVQSAIGLLAAEKAAPPPRKEDDVRFEKSNVEVVAVASSTGGPPAVQAIVTALPPDFGAAIVVAQHMPAGFTKSFAERLNKLSSLVISEAGPGDRVRPGLVFIAPGGYHLVLKRDRTGLFTDLVSRGPSDKYVPSADQLMTSVAEACGAAALGVVLTGMGRDGAEGVRAIKRRQGQCLAESEESAVIFGMPQEAIRTGSVDKVLPLGAMAGEILARCRTGKSTNHRAE